The following are from one region of the Hydrogenophaga sp. BPS33 genome:
- a CDS encoding alpha/beta fold hydrolase, producing MKTTVLLLPGMLNDASLWDAVAAPLAAVADVRRVPTLTQASVPAMADVAWQRLADLPADAPVVLAGFSLGGYVAIDMLARPQRALQAAVLVSTSARPESPESQAAREKTIAGLRKNFARMVEGIAGFVSHQPDTPARITPMMLAVGMETAIGQNQAISQRHDHRAALGKLALPVAVLCGEQDRVTPPELSRELAALIPQATLRLVDDCGHMLPIEQPAAVVQAIHDAVERSRQH from the coding sequence ATGAAGACCACCGTGCTTCTTTTGCCCGGCATGCTCAACGACGCCAGCCTGTGGGACGCGGTGGCCGCGCCACTGGCGGCGGTGGCCGACGTGCGCCGCGTGCCCACGCTGACCCAGGCCTCGGTGCCCGCGATGGCCGACGTGGCCTGGCAACGGCTGGCCGATCTGCCGGCCGATGCGCCGGTGGTGCTGGCCGGCTTCTCGCTCGGTGGCTACGTGGCCATCGACATGCTGGCGCGGCCGCAACGCGCGCTGCAGGCCGCCGTGCTGGTGTCCACCTCGGCGCGTCCGGAGTCGCCCGAATCGCAGGCCGCGCGGGAAAAGACCATTGCCGGCCTGCGCAAGAACTTTGCGCGCATGGTCGAAGGCATCGCCGGTTTCGTCTCGCACCAGCCCGATACGCCGGCGCGCATCACACCCATGATGCTGGCCGTGGGCATGGAGACCGCCATCGGACAGAACCAGGCCATCTCGCAACGCCACGACCACCGTGCCGCGCTGGGCAAGCTCGCGCTGCCGGTGGCGGTGCTGTGCGGCGAACAAGACCGCGTCACGCCGCCCGAGCTGTCCAGGGAATTGGCCGCGCTGATACCGCAGGCCACGCTGCGGCTGGTGGACGACTGCGGGCACATGCTG